From Carassius auratus strain Wakin chromosome 1, ASM336829v1, whole genome shotgun sequence, the proteins below share one genomic window:
- the LOC113107858 gene encoding 40S ribosomal protein S3a, which produces MAVGKNKRLTKGGKKGAKKKIVDPFSKKDWYDVKAPAMFNIRNLGKTLVTRTQGTRIASDGLKGRVFEVSLADLQNDEVAFRKFKLVTEDVQGKNCLTNFHGMDLTRDKMCSMVKKWQTMIEAHVDVKTTDGYLLRLFCVGFTKKRTNQIRKTSYAQHQQVRQIRKKMMEIMTREVQTNDLKEVVNKLIPDSVGKDIEKACQSIYPLHDVYVRKVKMLKKPKFELGKLMELHGEGGTSSAAAKPAEGDTGAKVERADGYEPPIQESV; this is translated from the exons ATGGCAGTCGGCAAAAATAAGAGGCTGACAAAAGGTGGCAAAAAAGGTGCCAAAAAGAAGAT TGTGGATCCATTCTCCAAGAAGGACTGGTATGATGTCAAAGCACCAGCCATGTTCAACATCCGCAACCTGGGCAAGACTTTGGTCACCAGGACTCAGGGAACCA GAATTGCCTCTGATGGTCTGAAGGGACGTGTGTTCGAGGTCAGTCTGGCTGATCTGCAGAACGACGAGGTGGCTTTCCGCAAGTTCAAGCTGGTCACAGAAGACGTCCAGGGCAAGAACTGCCTCACCAACTTCCATGGCATGGACCTCACCCGTGACAAGATGTGCTCTATGGTCAAGAAGTGGCAG ACAATGATTGAGGCTCACGTTGATGTGAAGACCACCGATGGCTATCTTCTCCGTCTGTTCTGCGTGGGCTTCACCAAGAAGCGCACCAACCAGATCAGAAAGACCTCTTACGCTCAGCACCAGCAGGTCCGTCAGATCCGCAAGAAGATGATGGAAATCATGACCCGTGAGGTCCAGACCAATGACCTCAAGGAAGTGGTCAACAAACT GATTCCTGACAGTGTAGGCAAGGACATTGAGAAAGCCTGCCAATCCATCTACCCTCTACACGATGTCTACGTCAGGAAGGTTAAAATGCTGAAAAAGCCCAAGTTTGAGC TTGGTAAGCTGATGGAGTTGCACGGTGAGGGTGGAACCAGCAGTGCTGCTGCTAAACCTGCAGAGGGCGACACTGGGGCCAAGGTGGAGAGAGCTGACGGATATGAGCCCCCCATTCAGGAGTCCGTCTGA